ATCTATAATAAATGTATGTAGATTTTTCGGATATTATTAAATATTTCATAAACAGACGATATGGGGGAAGAAGAATGAAGATAACGGAACTACCAATTGAATTTGAATTTAATGGGCAAAAGCATTGTATTTATCCTAGTCTAATTGAATTAAATAATGAATTAACTTTAGTTGATACGGGATATACAAATTTTTTACCTTTAATTGAAAATGAAATTTTAAAACATGGATATGAAATGAAAGACTTAAAGAATGTTATTATCACTCACTATGATGATGATCATATAGGTTCTTTATACGATTTCAAAGTAAAGTATCCTCAAATTAATATTATTGCTAGTGAAATTGAATCAAACTACATTAGTGGCGAAATAAAATCAGAGAGATTAGTTCAAGCAGAAAAACTGTTAGAAAATATGTCGAATGAAGAAATAGAATTCGGTAAATGGTTTGTATGTCAATTAAAAAGTTTGCAACATGTATTAATTGATGAAAAGGTACAGGATGGTCAAATGATTTTAAATAATGAATGTAGAATAGTCGCAACACCTGGGCATACTTCGGGCCATATTTCATTGTACTTTCCAAGTTTAAACAGTGTAATTACTGGTGATGCGGCAGTTCATGAGAATGAGGAATTAGTTATTGCTAATCCGCACTATTGTTTAAACATTGAAAAAGCAAAACAGTCTTTAAAAAAGATAAAAAACATTAAAGCTGAAAGTTACTATTGTTATCACGGAGGAAAACTTATTTTATAATTGTTTGGAGAAACGTAAATATTTGATTTTTTAATACACAGTTAATGATTTGAATCAAATCATTAACTGTGTATTTTCTTTTTAGGTGTTGTTTGTTATCAATTGCAATTCTATATTGAAAACCATCTTTCTGAAATATAAGCTCCTATGCTAAATCAAAGTCGGATCTATACAATGCTTTAGTTTTGGTTTTTAATATATAAAAGTTATCGTTATTCCACATTGTCCCCTCTCTATCAACGAAGCAAGCATAGCATATATATTCACTATCCATTGTTTTTATAACGAACTCTACATGAAATGTTACAACGTAATGCAGCATATTATATTCGCATTAAGTTATTAGGAACATCTAATGTTGTTTCACAACTGAAAGGAGATTGAAAAAAAACTGAAACTATTCTCATTAAAATTCAATCTTACTTAAAAAATGAAAGAAAAATGAAATTTTCCAAAAGAAATTCTTTGTTAATATAAAAAGCATAAATACAAAAAAGTGTTGACACATGGAGAAAAATGTATTCTTCAAGATATAGTGGGGGAAAAAATGAGATTAGAAAAACAATTTATAAAAAAGATGTATTATGAAACATTCCTAATGGAGAATGAAACACATACACCTCTTCAAGTACTTGGAGATGCTTATTTAAATGAACAAAAAAATGAGACTTCCGATGGATCTTATATTCGTTTTGCACAAGGTGAATATTATTATCACCATCAAGATTTTGAATCAGCTATTTTTAAATGGGAGAAAGTCAGTAATGAATTAGCACCATGGGCACAAAAAAATATTGCGGATGCTTACTTCGAACTTAACCAATTATCAGTTGCTGAAAATGTTTATACCTCTATTACTACAGATAACAAAATACTTATGACCGAAATTATACTGCAATTACTGTCTCTTTACATCGAGCAAAATAATCTTGATTCAGCTTTCGCTGTTATTAAAGAAGCGGTTTCTTTAAATCCCGATTATCCAAACGTCACAACAATTGCACGTTCCTTTTATGAAGAACAGCAAGATTTTGACAGTGCAGTAGAGCTTGCTGTGAACGAGTTAATTCGAACAGAATCTTATCCGTGGTTTGAGGTTCTAAAAGAATATATCGATAAAGGGTTTACTAAAAATATTTCACCAGACTATTTTTATAAAGTATTAGTTACATTAAATAATGTAGATCAAGTACAATTTACGCAAATGGTTTCATCACTTTGGAACAGCTATAAAGATGAACAAAATTACTTATTATGGCTTAAAACAATAAATGAATTTTTCTTACATATTGAAATACATTCGTCCGAT
The DNA window shown above is from Bacillus clarus and carries:
- a CDS encoding MBL fold metallo-hydrolase translates to MKITELPIEFEFNGQKHCIYPSLIELNNELTLVDTGYTNFLPLIENEILKHGYEMKDLKNVIITHYDDDHIGSLYDFKVKYPQINIIASEIESNYISGEIKSERLVQAEKLLENMSNEEIEFGKWFVCQLKSLQHVLIDEKVQDGQMILNNECRIVATPGHTSGHISLYFPSLNSVITGDAAVHENEELVIANPHYCLNIEKAKQSLKKIKNIKAESYYCYHGGKLIL